In Vanacampus margaritifer isolate UIUO_Vmar chromosome 9, RoL_Vmar_1.0, whole genome shotgun sequence, the following proteins share a genomic window:
- the LOC144058462 gene encoding eomesodermin-like has protein sequence MLSVEKTDSFPPKDSVEVRSKPPLSGGKEPAYDAKHQYGMERYDSQPTAPKPTTDATAPFSFIPYSPSSNIYASSSTGRYSTSLHLGPVGFCPATGPRSCFSPGYQIEQSPGCLYTTYSGSGPGLSSIAIHGNGPTTRTHVYLCNRPLWLKFHRHQTEMIITKQGRRMFPFLSFNIAGLSLTAHYNVFVEVAQADPNHWRFQGGKWVTCGKADNSSQGNKVYIHPESPNTGAHWMRQEISFSKLKLTNNKGTNHSISQMIILQSLHKYQPRLHIVEVTENSMEDINTDPKTQSFIFPETQFIAVTAYQNTDITQLKIDHNPFAKGFRDNYDLMYTAPDNDRLTPSPTDSPRAHQIVPSACYTMQPLLQDQLINNFTQNRFYNSERAVPQTSSLLSPQAEDRASQRWFVTSMQHGTSSSASHTLDLTPCEGECSNSLLPYGIKSLSMQTSHGLSYYPDSPFSDMPTVWGSRDAYQRKMTPSLSWSPRPSPTASFPEDSDKVKPLLEDEVSGGGLISSWAETQPSSLSLEKSDSYTPTCKQRRLSLHGPSTEDSPVSIKCKDLVSVANDSYSKEAPSFKGIASYSSFYTTC, from the exons ATGCTCAGTGTTGAGAAGACTGACTCCTTTCCCCCAAAAGACTCTGTGGAAGTGAGGAGCAAACCTCCGCTTTCAGGAGGCAAAGAGCCGGCCTATGACGCAAAACACCAGTACGGCATGGAACGCTACGACAGTCAACCCACGGCGCCGAAACCCACCACAGACGCAACTGCGCCCTTCTCCTTCATCCCCTACAGCCCCAGCAGCAACATCTATGCCTCGTCCAGCACAGGCAGGTACTCGACATCTCTTCACTTGGGTCCCGTGGGATTCTGCCCGGCCACGGGCCCACGCAGTTGCTTTAGCCCGGGCTATCAGATCGAACAGAGCCCCGGCTGTCTATACACGACGTATAGCGGCTCAGGCCCGGGTCTCAGCAGCATCGCCATCCACGGGAACGGGCCGACCACAAGGACCCACGTCTATCTGTGCAACCGGCCTCTGTGGCTAAAGTTCCACCGACATCAGACTGAAATGATCATCACTAAGCAGGGCAG GCGAATGTTCCCGTTTCTGAGTTTTAACATTGCAGGTCTAAGCCTGACTGCACACTATAACGTATTTGTGGAGGTGGCACAGGCAGATCCAAACCACTGGAGATTTCAAGGTGGCAAGTGGGTCACCTGTGGGAAAGCAGACAACAGCAGCCAAG GGAACAAAGTGTATATCCACCCAGAATCTCCAAACACAGGGGCCCACTGGATGAGACAAGAAATCTCCTTCAGCAAACTGAAACTCACCAACAACAAAGGAACAAATCACAGCATATCACAG ATGATCATCCTGCAATCCTTACACAAGTATCAGCCCAGGCTGCACATCGTGGAGGTGACCGAGAACAGTATGGAGGACATCAACACTGATCCAAAGACTCAGAGCTTCATATTTCCAGAGACCCAATTCATAGCAGTCACTGCTTACCAGAACACTGAT ATTACACAGCTGAAAATTGACCACAACCCTTTTGCCAAAGGATTCAGAGATAATTATGATTT gaTGTACACAGCTCCAGACAATGACCGCCTCACCCCTTCCCCGACAGACTCCCCTCGTGCTCACCAGATTGTCCCCAGTGCCTGCTACACCATGCAGCCCCTCTTACAGGACCAGTTAATCAATAACTTTACACAAAACCGTTTCTACAACAGTGAGCGAGCTGTGCCTCAAACCAGCAGCCTCCTCTCACCACAGGCGGAAGATAGAGCCTCTCAGCGATGGTTTGTCACCTCCATGCAACATGGGACTAGCAGCAGTGCCAGCCACACGTTAGACCTGACACCATGTGAGGGCGAATGCTCCAACTCCCTGCTACCTTATGGTATCAAATCACTGTCCATGCAAACATCCCATGGTCTCAGCTACTACCCAGACTCTCCTTTCAGCGACATGCCAACTGTGTGGGGCTCCCGGGACGCGTACCAGAGAAAGATGACTCCAAGTCTGTCTTGGTCCCCGAGGCCCAGTCCCACTGCTAGTTTCCCAGAAGACTCTGATAAGGTGAAGCCACTGTTAGAGGATGAGGTCAGTGGTGGAGGCCTGATATCTTCCTGGGCAGAGACGCAGCCATCCTCTCTTTCTCTTGAAAAGAGTGATTCCTATACGCCAACCTGCAAGCAAAGGCGTTTGTCTCTTCATGGGCCAAGCACAGAGGACTCACCCGTCAGCATTAAATGCAAGGACCTTGTCTCTGTTGCCAATGACTCCTATAGCAAGGAAGCGCCTTCATTCAAAGGAATTGCATCTTACTCTTCCTTTTACACAACTTGTTGA